The following are from one region of the Channa argus isolate prfri chromosome 6, Channa argus male v1.0, whole genome shotgun sequence genome:
- the zgc:154093 gene encoding cdc42 effector protein 3: MPAKTPMYLKTTTPKKGKKLKLRDVLSSDMISPPLGDVRHSAHVGPEGEGDMFGDVGFLQGKMDMLPTLSRTQNGHARSHSVERHLDDGFTTQQDSHNFTYDGYHYHHTSGLLKTTISMPVFVPNEQAPPKPPRLHLDDPSLPPQHNQFHHHQPSTEPGQIQANGFSHTPSHSRQHPTLSLCENGVVGRLASEPCRDVSLSPAIRKLVPSSGSFSEASSEDSMSETGGALDVRRGLSLDSDAGLSNEDLRSERSESPCAAFHPNSLTVSSGVSRSDSMAGLDLDLGPSILEDVLSIMDRYKTEDDRCEL, from the coding sequence ATGCCTGCAAAGACGCCCATGTATTTGAAAACTACAACTCCTAAGAAGGGGAAGAAGCTGAAGCTTCGGGACGTCCTCTCTAGTGATATGATCAGCCCCCCACTGGGTGACGTACGTCACAGTGCCCATGTGGGCCCTGAAGGCGAGGGGGACATGTTTGGAgacgtgggtttcctccagggcAAGATGGACATGCTACCAACCCTGAGTCGAACTCAGAACGGTCACGCTCGCTCGCACAGCGTGGAGAGACACCTCGACGACGGCTTCACCACACAGCAAGACTCGCACAACTTCACCTATGACGGCTACCACTATCATCACACCTCCGGCCTGCTGAAAACCACCATCTCCATGCCGGTGTTCGTTCCCAACGAGCAGGCTCCACCCAAACCGCCACGCCTCCACCTGGATGACCCCTCTCTCCCGCCTCAGCATAACCAGTTCCACCACCATCAGCCGTCAACAGAGCCCGGCCAAATACAGGCCAATGGCTTCAGCCACACACCGAGCCACAGCCGGCAGCACCCGACCTTGTCTCTCTGTGAGAACGGTGTGGTAGGACGTTTGGCATCAGAGCCCTGCCGTGACGTCTCCCTGTCCCCCGCCATCCGCAAGCTCGTCCCCTCTTCTGGCTCTTTCTCGGAGGCTTCCTCTGAGGACTCCATGTCAGAAACCGGCGGGGCCCTGGATGTTCGTCGGGGCCTCAGCCTCGACTCTGATGCCGGTCTGAGCAATGAGGATTTGAGGAGTGAACGCAGCGAGTCTCCCTGTGCGGCTTTCCATCCGAACAGCCTTACAGTCTCATCCGGTGTGTCACGATCAGACTCTATGGCAGGGTTAGACCTGGATCTGGGCCCATCCATCTTGGAGGATGTCCTGAGTATTATGGATCGCTACAAGACAGAAGACGACCGTTGCGAATTGtga